From Zingiber officinale cultivar Zhangliang chromosome 5B, Zo_v1.1, whole genome shotgun sequence, the proteins below share one genomic window:
- the LOC121986079 gene encoding B-box zinc finger protein 24-like → MKIQCDVCEKAQAAVICCADEAALCVACDVEIHAANKLASKHQRLRLDCLSTKLPRCDICQEKVAFIFCVEDRALFCQDCDESIHVDGTRSANHQRYLATGIRVALSTICNKDSNDNNEPPSEAPAVAAASATKVPATQVISSFMNSAWDVDEFLQLSDHETSHKGSPVGFGELDWFADIDIFHGQMPKGIQTAAQVPELPAPQASNIGVFRTNKFTNSKASNNTGSYRANKYGMVASKKPRLEFMDDEEFFTVPDLG, encoded by the exons ATGAAGATCCAGTGTGATGTGTGCGAGAAGGCGCAAGCAGCGGTTATATGCTGCGCCGACGAGGCAGCACTCTGCGTCGCCTGTGACGTGGAGATTCACGCAGCCAACAAGCTGGCAAGCAAGCATCAAAGGCTTCGACTGGACTGCCTCTCCACCAAGCTCCCTCGCTGTGACATCTGCCAG GAGAAGGTGGCTTTCATTTTCTGTGTCGAGGACAGAGCCCTCTTTTGTCAGGACTGTGATGAATCCATCCATGTTGACGGTACCCGTTCTGCAAACCATCAGCGTTACTTAGCTACTGGAATCCGTGTAGCTCTGAGCACAATCTGTAACAAAGACTCCAATGATAACAATGAACCACCCAGTGAAGCGCCGGCTGTAGCAGCTGCCAGTGCCACAAAAGTTCCTGCAACACAAGTCATTTCATCATTCATGAACTCAGCATGGGATGTGGATGAGTTCCTCCAACTGTCAGACCATGAAACCAGCCACAAG GGTTCGCCTGTTGGATTTGGGGAGTTGGACTGGTTTGCAGACATTGATATCTTTCATGGCCAGATGCCTAAGGGAATCCAAACAGCAGCTCAAGTTCCTGAACTCCCTGCTCCACAAGCAAGCAACATAGGTGTCTTCAGAACCAACAAATTTACCAATTCAAAGGCAAGCAACAATACAGGTTCTTACAGAGCCAACAAATATGGCATGGTGGCCTCCAAGAAGCCAAGACTCGAGTTTATGGATGACGAGGAGTTCTTCACTGTCCCTGATCTTGGATAA
- the LOC121986080 gene encoding dehydrogenase/reductase SDR family member 7-like — protein sequence MLCLVAVALSFVGLATLIVKFAKADGDFTVTSRGPPKREEVEGKVVWITGASRGIGEILANQFAGLGAKVILSARNASELERVKSEIISKYPASSIEVLPLDLASGEESIKEVVKRAESLFSNAGVDFMVHNAAFERPKRKALDETEEGLRATMNINVLGTITLTSLLAPYMLERGRGHFVVMSSAAGKCPAPGQALYSASKHALNGYFHSLRSELYDKGIKVTVVCPGPIETSKSSNVSSSAEGGLKEKRVSSERCAELTIIAATHGLREAWISYQPVLFVMYLVQYMPTLGYWLMDRIGAKRLDAAANKKSAYSWNLLFGQKKSI from the exons ATGCTTTGTCTCGTCGCAGTCGCCTTAAGCTTCGTAGGCTTAGCGACCTTGATCGTTAAATTCGCCAAGGCAGATG GAGATTTTACGGTGACGTCGAGGGGTCCGCCAAAGCGAGAAGAAGTGGAAGGCAAG GTTGTGTGGATTACAGGCGCAAGCCGTGGGATTG gggAAATTCTTGCAAATCAATTTGCTGGTTTAGGTGCAAAGGTGATACTCTCTGCTCGAAATGCATCCGAGCTTGAGCGGGTGAAATCTGAAATCATCA GTAAATACCCAGCTAGTAGCATTGAAGTATTGCCTTTGGATTTGGCATCGGGTGAGGAATCCATCAAAGAAGTAGTAAAGAGGGCAGAATCCTTGTTTTCCAATGCTGGTGTTGATTTTATGGTTCACAATGCAGCCTTTGAGCGTCCT AAAAGAAAAGCTCTGGATGAAACTGAAGAAGGACTTCGA GCCACCATGAACATAAATGTTTTGGGGACAATAACTCTCACTAGCCTTCTTGCACCTTATATGCTTGAAAGAGGAAGAGGCCATTTTGTAGTG ATGAGTAGCGCAGCTGGAAAGTGTCCTGCACCAGGCCAGGCTCTATATTCTGCTTCCAAGCATGCTCTAAATGGATATTTTCATAGTCTGCGTTCTGAG CTGTATGACAAAGGGATTAAGGTAACAGTTGTCTGTCCTGGGCCAATTGAAACATCAAAATCTTCTAACGTAAGTTCATCAGCAGAAGGTGGACTCAAGGAG AAGCGTGTGTCATCGGAAAGATGTGCTGAGCTGACAATTATTGCTGCAACACATGGGCTTAGGGAAGCCTGGATATCATatcag CCTGTGCTTTTTGTAATGTACTTGGTGCAGTACATGCCAACCTTGGGATATTGGTTAATGGATCGG ATTGGTGCAAAGCGTCTGGACGCTGCTGCAAACAAGAAAAGTGCTTACAGTTGGAATCTATTATTTGGTCAAAAGAAATCGATCTGA